The DNA region GCCGCCATGGGCATCACCTTCGAGGAGGCCACGTTCTTCATGGACGACTTCCGGAAGACCGGGGCCATCGAGAGGACCGTCATGTTCGTGAACCTGGCGGATGACCCGGCCATAGAGCGTATCACCACCCCGCGTCTGGCGCTGACCTGTGCGGAGTACCTGGCCTTCGAGAAGAACATGCACGTGCTGGTCATCCTGACGGACCTCACCAACTACTGTGAGGCCCTCCGGGAGATATCCGCCGCCCGAAAGGAGGTCCCTGGCAGGCGTGGTTACCCGGGTTACCTTTACACCGACCTGGCCACCATGTACGAGCGGGCGGGGCGTCTTAGGGGCAAGTCGGGCTCCATAACCCAGCTGCCGATCCTCACCATGCCGGAGGACGACAAGACCCACCCGATCCCGGACCTCACAGGCTACATAACCGAGGGGCAGATAATCCTGAGCCGGGGTCTTCACCGTAAGGGCATATATCCCCCGGTGGACGTCATGCCCTCCCTGTCTCGACTGAAGGACAAGGGTATAGGCAAGGGGAAGACCCGGGAGGACCACGCGGACCTGATGAACCAGCTCTTCGCCGCCTATGCCCGGGGCAAGGAGGCCAAGGAGCTGGCGGTCATATTGGGAGAGGGTGCCCTGACCGACGAGGACAAGGCCTTCGCCAAGTTCGCCGACGCCTTCGAGGACCGTTACGTGCGGCAGGGGGAGTACGAGAACAGGACCATTGAGCAGACCTTGGCGCTTGGCTGGGACCTCCTTTCCATGATCCCCGTCAAGGAGCTCAAGCGGGTGAGGGACGCCTACATTGAGAAGTACCTGAACCCGGTGCTCGCTGCGAAGGGTAAGATAGAGCAAGTCGGGCAGGGAGCTTAAGGGGGCCTTCCCATGGCCAAGGCTTTGAACGTAAACCCTAACCGGATGGAGCTCTCCAGGCTCAAGAAGCGCCTGGTGGTGGCCAAGCGGGGGCACAAGCTGCTCAAGGACAAACAGGATGCGCTGATCAAAGAGTTCCTCCAGAGGGCCAGGGATCTGAAGGTCCTCCGGGAGGAGGTGGAGGGGGAGCTCCGGGGGTGCTACCAGAGCTTCCTCCTGGCCCGGGCCCAGTCGCTTCCCGCCATGCTGGAACAGGCCCTGCTCCTTTCATCGGGGGGCATGGGGGTTGGGGAGAGGCGGAAGAACGTGATGAGCGTCAGCATCCCCCTATATACCCTGGCGGAGAGGGCCGCGGGGCTCACCTACGGTCTGCTCACCTCCTCGGGAAGCCTTGACGTCACCCTCGAGAAGTTTGAGGCCCTGTTGCCCAAGCTGATAAGGATGGCAGCGGAGGAGAAGGCCTTGAGGCTCATGGCCAAGGAGATAGAGAAGACCCGTCGTCGGGTCAACGCCCTGGAGTACGTTCTCATACCCAGCTTCATAGAGACCATAAAGAACATCTCCATGAAGTTGGATGAGATGGAGAGGGCCACCCTGGGAAGGCTCATGAGGATAAAGGAGATCGTCCGGTCTCACTGATGGCAAGGCGTGCGGCCCAAGGAGCGGGATCCTGGGTCGCATCGCTTTTATTGGGTTAACTCTTGAGATGGAGGTGTTGAGTCTTGGAGAGGGAGAACCTTCTCGCCTTTGAGGGGGTTATGCCCCAGGTGGATCCTGAGGCCTACGTGGCCCCCACCGCGTGTCTCATCGGCAACGTCAAGGTAGGCAAGGGGGCCAGCGTATGGCACGGGGCGGTCCTTCGGGGAGATATAAACAGGATAGAGATAGGGGATAGGTCGAACATACAGGACGGCTGTATAGTTCACGTGACGGATCAGTTGCCGGTGGTGGTGGAGGAGGACGTGACGGTTGGTCACGGGGCCATCCTGCACGGTTGCACCATTAAGAGGGGTTGCCTCATCGCCATGAGGGCCACGGTCCTGGACGGGGCGGTGGTAGGTGAGGGATCGGTCATAGCTGCCGGGGCCATAGTCCCCGAGGGGGCGGTTATACCCCCCGGAAGCGTCGTAATGGGGATCCCCGGCAAGGTGGTCCGGGAGGTTAGGGAGAAGGACAGGGAGAAGCTGGCTTTCCTGTCCTCCTCCTACGTGGAGCTTTCGTCCCGTTACAAGGGACGCCGGTAGAGGAAGGGGCCGGCGGACTCGAAGCCGATGTTCTTGTAGTCGAATATCTGCTCGGTGGAGCCGGTCATAAGGTATCCCCCGGGGCGCAGGGCCTCGAAGAACTTTCGGTATAGGAGGCTCTTCGTCTCGGGGGAGAAATATATCACCACGTTCCTGCAGAGGATCACGTCGAAGTTCTTGTCAAACGGGTCCTTTATGAGGTTCTGTTGCTTGAACACCACCCTATCCTTGATCTCCTGCTTGACCTGAAGGGTGTTGGGGTCGAGCTCGGTGAAGTACTTCTTTATCCACTCCGGCGGGGCGCTCATCAGCTGGCGCCGTTGGTAGATCCCCTTCTGGGCTATGGCTATGGCTCCCCGGTCTATGTCGCTGGCTAGGACGGGCTGGGGGTTTACTACCCCGGTCTCCGCCGCCAGAATGGCCAGGGAGTAGGGCTCCTCCCCGGTGGCGCAGCCGGCGCTCCAAAGCTTGACCTTCTTCTGTCCCGTCTCCTTGAATATGGATGGAAGGACCTTGTCCCTTAGATCCCACCAGCGAGCGGGGTTCCGGAAGAACTCCGAGACGTTTATGGTCAGGTAATCAAGGAACTCCCTGAGCTTGGCCTCGTTGGAGGCCATGATGTTGTAGTAGTCCTCATAGGAGGAAACCCCCCATCGCTGCATGAGCATGTGAACCCGCCTATGTATCTGGTACTTGTAGGCGTTAAGGTCCACCCCGGTGAGGCTCTGTATCTTCTTCTTGAAGGTCTCGTACTCGGGAGGGGCGGGGTAGGGCTTTTCGTCGATGGAAATGGCAAACAACCCCTTTCGGCGTAGATTTAACTTGATCCTTGAGATCATTTTACTTAATAGCCGACCCGGTCGCAACCACAGGGTATCACCGGTGGATCATGATGGACTTGGAGCGCTCAGGTGTAATATAATCTCCAAGTTTGGGGAGTACCACATCCAGTCGCTGCTCAAGGCAGAGGAAAGTCCGGGCTCCACAGGGCGGGATGCTGGAAAAAATCCAGTGAGCGCGAGCTCAAGGATAGCGCCACAGAGAAGATACCGCTCCCTCGGGAGCAAGGGTGAAAAGGTGGGGTAAGAGCCCACCAGCCGGCGGGTGACCGTCGGGCTTGGCAAGCCCCATCCGGAGCAAGGCCGAATAGGGGGGGATGAGGTGGCCCGCTGACCCCCGGGTACGGCCGCACGAGGCGCCCCGCGAGGGACGTCCCAGAGAAATGACTGGACATCGACAAAACCCGGCTTATGGGGTGCTCCCCAAACCATGGTTACGTTTCAAATATTACGTCCAATATATCTACCAAAATGGGTCCAAAGCCCCATGCGGGTTTTGGGCCCAGGCTTTATTTTAGTCCCTTTTGGTGGTAGAAAGTGGTAGTAAGTGTCATAGGGAGGCATCGGATGTCTTGTTGGTGGGGACCCATGAGCACCGGGTGGACTCGAAGGGGCGGGTGGTATTGCCGTCCCGGTTCAGGGAGGGGCTGGGGGAGGAGCTCATAGCCACCGTCGGCATAGATCCCTGCGTGTCCATCTACGGCCTGGGCGGATGGGAGGGGCTCTTCAACCGGTTAAGCTCCCTTTCCTCCTCGAGGGCTAGCCACCGGGACCTCAAGAGGTTGCTCATGGCTTCGGCGGTGCAGGTTGAGCCGGATTCAATGGGGCGGCTTCTGGTCCCCTCATATTTGAGGGAGCACGCCAAGATTACCAGGGACGTTTACATAATAGGAGTTGGAGATCACGTTGAGATATGGGACAGGGAAGAGTGGGACCGAAGGAGGGCCCGTCTGATGGATGAGCTTCCCTCCATAGTCGAGGAGGTAGATGGTCTGTGACGGTCCACATCCCGGTTATGCTGGATAAGATCCTGGAGTTGCTTCGCCCGTGGGAGGAAGTGGGACTGGTGGTGGATGGCACCCTGGGGGCCGGGGGGCATTCCAGGGCCATCCTGGAGAGGTGTCAGGGCGCCTCCTTGATAGGCATAGACCAGGACCAGTCCATACTTGATATAGCCCGGGAGGTTCTATCCCCCTTCGGGGACCGGGTTCGTACCGTGTTGGGCAACTTCAGGGACGTGGGGCGCATCCTGGCAGACCTGGGATCTCCTCGGGTTAGCGCCTTCGTCTTCGATTTGGGCATATCCTCCTGGCAGGTTGACACCCCGGAGCGGGGTTTCTCGTTCAACTACAAAGGGCCCCTGGACATGAGGATGGACATGGGCAGGCTGGGGTCCCGTACCGCGGCGGATATCGTTAACGGTTGGTCCATGGCGGAGCTGGCCGCCCTCTTCCGGAGGTATGGGGAGGACCCATTCGCCTATCAGGTGGCCAGGGCCATATGCAGGCACCGGGAGAAGGAGGGGCCCATAGAGACCTGTGAGGCTCTAGTGTCGGTCATAAGATCCGCCATCCCTGCCCCGGCCCAGAGGAAGATGAGGGGGCACCCCGCCAGGCGGATATTTCAGGCCCTGCGGATAGAGGTCAACGACGAGCTGGGAGCCCTGGAGGAGCTGTTGGACCAGCTCCCATCCATGGGTTCCGAGGGGTGTAAGGTCATATTCATAACCTATCACTCCCTGGAGGATAGGCTGGTGAAGGGACGGATGAGGGAGTGGGCGGGTCAGGACCTGGGGGTCCCCCTTACGCGGAAGCCCCTGGTTCCATCCGAAGAGGAGGTGGAGCTGAACCGGCGGGCAAGGAGCGCCAAGGTTAGGTGTTTCGTTTTCGGCGAGCCAAGGAGACGGAGGTGTAGCCATGTCCCTTCCAAGACATGAAAGCCCCCAACGGATACCGCCCGCGTTTATAATGGCCATCATGATAATGATAACCTTGGCGGTGTCCCTCGGTGGAGTGAGGTTGTACTCCCTCTACTTGGAGTATCGTCTCTCAGATATAAACGCCAAGATAGATGCGGAGGTATCTAAGAAGGTGCAATTGGAGATAAGATTGGCTTCCCTCCTTTCCCCCGAAAGGATATACTCCAACGCCAGGGCCAGGCTCGGGATGGAGGCCAGGAGGGACTTCGTGAAGATAGCCCTTCCTTGGGCGGATGGAGGTCAGGCCCCCTCCCAGGTGGAGCGCCAAGCGCTCCGAGCGGAGAGCGGCGGGAGGAGCAGGTGGGGGTGGACCCTTAACTTCGCGGGAGAGGCCCATGCCAAGGATTAGCAGGTCCCGTTACCCCAGGCGGCACAGCCAGTGGATAGCCCTGGCGGCCGCCTTCTTGTTGATCGGGGTCAACCTGGTGCGGCTACACCTCTTCCCTGACCCCAGGGTCAAGGCCCAGGCATCGAAACAGTACTGGGCCCAGGTGCCCATAAGCACCTCCCGGGGAGGGATCTTCGACAGGAACGGGGTCCCCTTGGCCCTATCGGTGCCCTCCGAGAGCTTCTTTATAGACCCCGCCTACTGGGATCCGGCCAACGCTTCGGCCCTGAAGGGGCTGGTCGGGGATGGGGAGCTGGTGCGCTTTCAGAGATCGCTCCCGGGGCGCTTCGTCTGGGTTCGCCGAAAGGTCCCCCTGGAGATGGCCAGGGCCTACACCGCCAAGGATATCCCGGGGCTCTTCTCCCTGAAGGAGAGTGCTAGGGTCTATCCCCATGGGCAGCTGGCGGCCCACCTTCTGGGGTTCTGCGACATAGACGATAACGGGCTGTCGGGCATAGAGAGGGCGTGGAACAACACCCTCTTCTCCCCCCAGCAGACCCGTCTTCTGGCCAGGGACGCCCGGGGCAAGCTGCTGGACATAGTGGGCAACAGCTCGGACGAGGACTACACCGCTTCGGGGAACATATACCTGTCCATAGACTCCAGGATCCAGCAGATATTGGAGGAGAACCTGGCGGTTGGGGTAAGGGACAGCAATGCCACCTGGGGGGCTGCCATATGCATCGACCCAAACGATGGGGCGGTCCTGGGGTTGGCCAGCTACCCCACCTTCAACCCGAATGACCGGGGCTCTTTCAAAAACCCCGAGGCCTTGAGGAACAACGTGATCGGCCGGATATACGAGCCCGGGTCCACCCTAAAGCCCCTGGTCATGGGGCTAGCCATGGAGGAGGGGTTGGTGAATCAATCGGATAGGTTCATTTGCTCCGGCAGCATAAGGGTGGCGGATCACGTCATCCGGGACGTCAAAAGGGGAGGCCACGGGGTAGAGGATCCCAAGAGGGTCATCGTAAACTCCTGCAACGTGGGCATGGCCATGGTTGGCATAAGGTTCCACGTTTTCAGGTTCTATCAGGGATTGAAGCTCCTGGGCATGGGACAGAGGACCGGCATAGACCTGGCGGGAGAGGAGGCGGGGCTGCTTCAACCCCCGGAGCGCTGGTTGGGGGTGGTGCCTGCCAACGTGGCCATAGGGCAGGGGGTAGGGGTTACCCCCGTTCAGTTGGTGTCCGCCATAGGTGCCATTGCCAACGGAGGACACCTGCTGAAACCCTACGTGGTCAAGGAGGTCAGGGATGACAAGGGGGAGGTAATCTACCGGGGCAAGAGGGTGGTGAAGTCCGCGGTATTCTCCCCCGGGGTGGCCAAGTTCCTCCGGGAGAGCATGAGGGGTGTGGTGGTGGAGGGGACCGGCAAGGGGGCGAACACGCCCCTGGAGAAGGTGGCGGGCAAGACCGGCACCGCCCAGGTGGCTACCGGTGGAACCTACCAGAAGGGCCACTACGTGGCCTCATTTGTTGGGTTCTGGCCCTACGACAGCCCCCGCTACGTCCTCCTGGTAGTCATAGGGGAGCCTAAGGGCGGTAGATATTACGGCGGTGAGTTGGCGGCACCGGTCTTCAAGGCCATGGTGGAGTCCATATCCCTTCTGCCCAAGGATGGCAAGAAGCGTTAGCATGGTTGAAAGGTCGTGAGATGTCGGATGAAGCTGAACAACCTGTTGGATAGGCTCCAGGGTGAACCTCTCCTGACGGAGGTGATCTCATCGGGGCAGGCCATGGATGTGGAGGTTAACAGGGTTGTCTTCGATAGCAGGAGCGTCTCCCCGGGGGATATCTTCACGTGTGTGCCGGGTGGCAGGACGGACGGGCATGGGTTCGCCCGGGACGCGGTGGACCGGGGAGCGGTGGCCCTGTGTGTGGCTCGTCCCCTGGCTGAGGTCCAAGTCCCTCAGCTGGTGTCCAGGGATCCCAGGGCCTTCATGGGGCGCCTGGCCGCCACCCTGTACGGTTGGCCCGCTAGGGACCTCAAGATGATAGGCATCACCGGCACCAACGGCAAGACCACCAGCACGTACATGATGGGGTCCATCCTGGAGGCCCAGGGGACCAGGACCGGCCTCTTGGGTACCGTTTTTTACTGTGATGGGGTCACATTTGAGCACGCGGACAGGACCACCCCCGAGGGGGCGGACGTGCAGTGGTTCCTCAAGAGGATGAGGGACAACAGTTGCCAGGCCTGCGTGATGGAGGCCTCCTCACACGGCCTTAAGCAGGGGAGGATAGAGGGTTGCGAGTTCGACGGTGGGCTGTTCACCAACCTGACCCCCGAGCATCTGGACTTTCATTTGACCGAGGACGCCTACTTCGACGCCAAGAGGCTTCTCTTCAACCGCTACATGAAGGAAGGTTGGGTTGGGGCGTCTAACGCTTCGGACCCCAGGGGGGCTGCCCTACTGATGGAGCATCCGGACAGAATGCATGGCTACCGGGTGATAGGCTCCAACGAGTCCCCCGTGGAGGGGTGTTGGTGCGGTAGGATAAGATCCTACGATCTGGAGGGCATGACCCTCGAGGTGTACGACCCCAGGGGCAGGCTTGCCTTCCGAGAGGTGTCCCTTCCCCTGATAGGTACCTACAACGGTGAGAACGCCATGGGGGTAATCGCCCTGTCCATGGGCATGGGCATCGGCGGGGATGCGGTGGTCAGGGGACTTGCCAGCATGCCCCAGGTACCCGGCAGGCTTGAGACCTACCGTTTCCCCAACCGGGTGGTGGGGGTAATAGACTATGCCCACACTCCGGATGGGCTCGAGAAGGTTCTGGGGGCCCTCAGGGGCGTGACGGTTGGCAAGCTATGGGTGGTGTTCGGTCACGGTGGGGAGAGGACCGGGTCTCACCGGCCAAAGCTGGGGGCGGTGGCGGCTTCGCTGGCGGATCGGGCGGTGGTCACCATGGACAACCCCAGGAGCGAGGATCCCGCCTCCATAGCGGCCCAGATCGTGTCCGGCATTAGCCATGCCAGGGCCAGGGAAGGTTTCCAGCATTGGGTTATCCTGGACCGGGGGGAGGCCATCCGGTACGCCCTGGATAACGCGGAGATAGGGGACGTGGTGGCCATAACCGGCAAGGGGCCGGAGCGGTTCATATTGTTCTCCGATAGGCGGGTCCCCTTTGAGGATTCGGCGGAGCTTCGCCGGTGGGCAGAGGAGCGGTTCCCCGGTTGGGAGCCTAGAAGGTAGCCGGAAGGGGTAGGCATGTCTAGTTTTAGGATGACGTTAGGCCAGGCGGCGGACCTGGTTGGAGGGATCCTTGTGGGACCGGATATGGAGTTGCCCCGCCGGGTCGCCCTGGATAGTCGGGAGGTCCTATCCGGGGACCTGTTCGTGGCATTACGGGGCAACAGGACCGACGGCCATGCCTTCGTGGGGCAGGCGCTGTCCCGGGGGGCCAGATGCCTTCTGGTTGAGATCTCGAAGCTGGAGGAGATCAGGCCCGGCCTTGGCGGCGCCAGTTGCCTTGCGGTCCCGGATCCGGAGCTGGCCTTGGCGGAGATGGCGTCCCACTGGCTAAAGTTGGTGTCCCCCGTGGTGGTGGGCATAACCGGGTCGGTGGGCAAGACCACCACTCGGGAGGTCATCCTTTCCCTCCTGGGCAGGAGGTTTAAAGTTCACGGATCGCCGAAGAGCTACAACACCCTCATAGGCCTGTCCGCCACCGTGATGGGGATGGATCGTGGGTGCGATAACCTGGTTTTGGAGTACGGCACCAGCAGTTTCGGTGAGATATCCAAGCTGGTCAGTTACTTCCCCCCGGATGAGATGGTCATAACCGAGGTGGCCCCTGCCCATCTGGAGAGGCTTCGGGATGTGCAGGGGGTCCTCAGGGCGAAGCTGGAGATACTGGAATCCCAAAGGGGCAGGTTTTTGTCCTATAATGCTGATAACGATCTCCTTTGGGGGGCCGTCACCGGCGGGGGCCTCACCGTCCAAAGAATGGGGGTGGGGGTCCGTCGGGGGGACGTTAGGATATCCGATAGGCGGATAGTGTGGGGGGACGACGGTCCCAGGTTGAACTTCAATCTCCATCACGGGGACAGGCAGCTGGAGGTCTCCTCTGGACTGTGGCCCCTGCACGGTGCCTACCCCCTGGCCCTCTCTTGGGTCATGGCCCTAAGGTTCGGCGTGGAGGACCTCTTCCCGGAGGTGGCCTACGGTTTCAAGCCCGTGAAGGGGCGGGGAAGGGCCATCAGGTCCAGGGAGGGGGGGTGGCTCATGGACGAGTCCTACAATGCCAACCCAACGTCCATGTTTGGGGCCATCGACAGCACCTTGGAGCTGGCCCGGGGGGGCTCCATGAGACCCCAGGCGGTCTTGGGGGGCATGCTTGAGATGGGGGAGGACTCCTCCCTCTGGCACAGGCGGATTGTAGATCGTCTAAACGGCTTTCAGAGGGTCATCCTGGTGGGGGATCGGTGGCCATCGGATCGGCTTCCGGACTGGGTCGTACCGGTTGGCTCCTTCGAGGATGCCCTTGAGGTCCCCATGGACCTCGGGGAGGGGACCCTGACGTTGGTGAAGGGCTCCAGGGGCTACAAGCTCGACCTATACGTGGAGGCCAAGGGGGTTATGGACGGTGATTAGCCATGACTCGCTTGGTTTGGTGATCCTGTTCCTCCTGGTCTTCCTGAGCCAAGGGCTGCTTCAGGAGCTATGGATCCGGTTCATGAGGGCCCTAAAGATCCGCCAGGTAGCCAAGGAGTACGGTCCTGAGGGACATCAGATCAAGGCGGGAACCCCATCCATGGGGGGGGTGATCTTCCCCCTGTGCGTGGTTCCCATGTACCTCCTGGGCTACCGGGAGGCCCTTAACCTGACCGCCCTGCCCGCCCTGGCGGCGGCGGTGGGCTTTGTGGATGACTACCTTAAGGTGATCCGCCGGTCCGGTGACGGTCTGAGCAGCCTTCAGAAGTTGTTCCTCCAAGTTGCCCTGTCACTTCCGTGGTGTCTCATGGTCTCCCGTGGGGGGTTAAGCCTCATGCCGGGGATACCGCTGTCCCCGGCCTTGGCGGTCCCGCTTCTGATCTTCTTGAGCGTTGGGATCCAGAACGCGGTAAACGTGACCGACGGGCTGGATGGGTTGGCCGCTGGCGCGGTGGCCATATCAATGCTCGGGTTTCTGCCCTTCCTTTCCCGGAGCATCGGCATGCCCTTCGCGGTGTCCATATTTGGGGCCGCGCTGGCCTTCCTTTGGCACAATGGGCACCCTGCCCGGGTCTTCATGGGGGATGGGGGGGCCCACTTCCTGGCGGGTGGGATCCTGGCGCTGGCGGTGTCAACCTCCTGCCTACTGCTTGTCCTCCCCATGGGTTTCCTCTTTGGGGTTGAGATAACATCCGTAGCGATCCAGATAGTGGCCATAAGAAGGTTCGGCAGGAGGGTCTTCAGGATGAGTCCCCTCCATCATCACTTCGAGCTCATCGGATGGCCAGAGACCAGGATAGTGACCAGGTTTTGGCTTGTGCACGTGGTAGGGATGGGGATCCTCATATCCATTATCTACTGGATATTTTAGTTCTATTCCAGGTGGAAGGGGTTTGAACCGGTGAAGATCGGAGATTTGAGGGACAAGAGGGTATCCGTGATAGGGGCGGGGATAAGCGGAGAGGCGCTCGCTAGGCTCGCCAGGGAGGCGGGCTGTCGGGTTTTCGTGTCCGACGGGGGTAACGTGCCCAGGGAGAGGATATCCGCCCTGGAGAAGCTGGGTGTGGGTTTTGAGCTGGGGGGGCACACCGATAGGGTCTTCGAAGGGGACCTCTTGGTCTTGAGCTCCGGCATCTCTCCCTCCTCTCCGGTGGTGGAGAGGGCCCGGTCCATGGGCATGCCCACCGTTGGGGAGGTGGACTTCGTCTTCCCTTTCCTTGGTTCCCCGGTTGTAGGCGTCACGGGAAGCAATGGCAAGACCACCACCACCTCCATTCTGGGACACGTGCTTAACGCAGCTGGGGTCAGCACCGCCGTGGCGGGCAACATAGGAAATCCGTTGGGGTCGGTTCCCCTTTCCGGTGAGACCCCAAGCCTCGTGGTGGCGGAGCTAAGCAGCTTCCAGTTGCACTGGTGCGAGGAGGCTAGTTTCGCCGGCGGGGTGGTGACCAACCTGGCTCCGGATCACATCGACTGGCACGGGTCCTACGAGAACTACGTGCTGGCAAAGAGGAGGCTGATAGAGAGGACCGGGCCGGATGGGTTTGCAGTGGTTCAGCTGGCGGACCTGGATATCCTCCGAGGGGGTAGCGGTTCA from Thermanaerovibrio acidaminovorans DSM 6589 includes:
- a CDS encoding UDP-N-acetylmuramoyl-tripeptide--D-alanyl-D-alanine ligase, whose amino-acid sequence is MSSFRMTLGQAADLVGGILVGPDMELPRRVALDSREVLSGDLFVALRGNRTDGHAFVGQALSRGARCLLVEISKLEEIRPGLGGASCLAVPDPELALAEMASHWLKLVSPVVVGITGSVGKTTTREVILSLLGRRFKVHGSPKSYNTLIGLSATVMGMDRGCDNLVLEYGTSSFGEISKLVSYFPPDEMVITEVAPAHLERLRDVQGVLRAKLEILESQRGRFLSYNADNDLLWGAVTGGGLTVQRMGVGVRRGDVRISDRRIVWGDDGPRLNFNLHHGDRQLEVSSGLWPLHGAYPLALSWVMALRFGVEDLFPEVAYGFKPVKGRGRAIRSREGGWLMDESYNANPTSMFGAIDSTLELARGGSMRPQAVLGGMLEMGEDSSLWHRRIVDRLNGFQRVILVGDRWPSDRLPDWVVPVGSFEDALEVPMDLGEGTLTLVKGSRGYKLDLYVEAKGVMDGD
- the mraY gene encoding phospho-N-acetylmuramoyl-pentapeptide-transferase, with product MILFLLVFLSQGLLQELWIRFMRALKIRQVAKEYGPEGHQIKAGTPSMGGVIFPLCVVPMYLLGYREALNLTALPALAAAVGFVDDYLKVIRRSGDGLSSLQKLFLQVALSLPWCLMVSRGGLSLMPGIPLSPALAVPLLIFLSVGIQNAVNVTDGLDGLAAGAVAISMLGFLPFLSRSIGMPFAVSIFGAALAFLWHNGHPARVFMGDGGAHFLAGGILALAVSTSCLLLVLPMGFLFGVEITSVAIQIVAIRRFGRRVFRMSPLHHHFELIGWPETRIVTRFWLVHVVGMGILISIIYWIF
- a CDS encoding UDP-N-acetylmuramoyl-L-alanyl-D-glutamate--2,6-diaminopimelate ligase, coding for MKLNNLLDRLQGEPLLTEVISSGQAMDVEVNRVVFDSRSVSPGDIFTCVPGGRTDGHGFARDAVDRGAVALCVARPLAEVQVPQLVSRDPRAFMGRLAATLYGWPARDLKMIGITGTNGKTTSTYMMGSILEAQGTRTGLLGTVFYCDGVTFEHADRTTPEGADVQWFLKRMRDNSCQACVMEASSHGLKQGRIEGCEFDGGLFTNLTPEHLDFHLTEDAYFDAKRLLFNRYMKEGWVGASNASDPRGAALLMEHPDRMHGYRVIGSNESPVEGCWCGRIRSYDLEGMTLEVYDPRGRLAFREVSLPLIGTYNGENAMGVIALSMGMGIGGDAVVRGLASMPQVPGRLETYRFPNRVVGVIDYAHTPDGLEKVLGALRGVTVGKLWVVFGHGGERTGSHRPKLGAVAASLADRAVVTMDNPRSEDPASIAAQIVSGISHARAREGFQHWVILDRGEAIRYALDNAEIGDVVAITGKGPERFILFSDRRVPFEDSAELRRWAEERFPGWEPRR
- a CDS encoding V-type ATP synthase subunit D; the protein is MAKALNVNPNRMELSRLKKRLVVAKRGHKLLKDKQDALIKEFLQRARDLKVLREEVEGELRGCYQSFLLARAQSLPAMLEQALLLSSGGMGVGERRKNVMSVSIPLYTLAERAAGLTYGLLTSSGSLDVTLEKFEALLPKLIRMAAEEKALRLMAKEIEKTRRRVNALEYVLIPSFIETIKNISMKLDEMERATLGRLMRIKEIVRSH
- the rsmH gene encoding 16S rRNA (cytosine(1402)-N(4))-methyltransferase RsmH, whose protein sequence is MTVHIPVMLDKILELLRPWEEVGLVVDGTLGAGGHSRAILERCQGASLIGIDQDQSILDIAREVLSPFGDRVRTVLGNFRDVGRILADLGSPRVSAFVFDLGISSWQVDTPERGFSFNYKGPLDMRMDMGRLGSRTAADIVNGWSMAELAALFRRYGEDPFAYQVARAICRHREKEGPIETCEALVSVIRSAIPAPAQRKMRGHPARRIFQALRIEVNDELGALEELLDQLPSMGSEGCKVIFITYHSLEDRLVKGRMREWAGQDLGVPLTRKPLVPSEEEVELNRRARSAKVRCFVFGEPRRRRCSHVPSKT
- the mraZ gene encoding division/cell wall cluster transcriptional repressor MraZ, with translation MGTHEHRVDSKGRVVLPSRFREGLGEELIATVGIDPCVSIYGLGGWEGLFNRLSSLSSSRASHRDLKRLLMASAVQVEPDSMGRLLVPSYLREHAKITRDVYIIGVGDHVEIWDREEWDRRRARLMDELPSIVEEVDGL
- a CDS encoding CheR family methyltransferase → MFAISIDEKPYPAPPEYETFKKKIQSLTGVDLNAYKYQIHRRVHMLMQRWGVSSYEDYYNIMASNEAKLREFLDYLTINVSEFFRNPARWWDLRDKVLPSIFKETGQKKVKLWSAGCATGEEPYSLAILAAETGVVNPQPVLASDIDRGAIAIAQKGIYQRRQLMSAPPEWIKKYFTELDPNTLQVKQEIKDRVVFKQQNLIKDPFDKNFDVILCRNVVIYFSPETKSLLYRKFFEALRPGGYLMTGSTEQIFDYKNIGFESAGPFLYRRPL
- a CDS encoding gamma carbonic anhydrase family protein is translated as MERENLLAFEGVMPQVDPEAYVAPTACLIGNVKVGKGASVWHGAVLRGDINRIEIGDRSNIQDGCIVHVTDQLPVVVEEDVTVGHGAILHGCTIKRGCLIAMRATVLDGAVVGEGSVIAAGAIVPEGAVIPPGSVVMGIPGKVVREVREKDREKLAFLSSSYVELSSRYKGRR
- a CDS encoding V-type ATP synthase subunit B, whose amino-acid sequence is MLPKEYRTISDLSGPLLVVEKVSDVRYDELVEISLANGEKRRGRVLEITTDKALVQVFEGTTGIDTESTKVRFLGKVLTLPVSKDMLGRIFNGRGEPIDGGAPIIPEASLDINGFPMNPYSRDYPSEFIQTGISTIDGMNPLVRGQKLPIFSGSGLPHNRMAAQIARQATVISGHEAFAVVFAAMGITFEEATFFMDDFRKTGAIERTVMFVNLADDPAIERITTPRLALTCAEYLAFEKNMHVLVILTDLTNYCEALREISAARKEVPGRRGYPGYLYTDLATMYERAGRLRGKSGSITQLPILTMPEDDKTHPIPDLTGYITEGQIILSRGLHRKGIYPPVDVMPSLSRLKDKGIGKGKTREDHADLMNQLFAAYARGKEAKELAVILGEGALTDEDKAFAKFADAFEDRYVRQGEYENRTIEQTLALGWDLLSMIPVKELKRVRDAYIEKYLNPVLAAKGKIEQVGQGA
- a CDS encoding peptidoglycan D,D-transpeptidase FtsI family protein, which produces MPRISRSRYPRRHSQWIALAAAFLLIGVNLVRLHLFPDPRVKAQASKQYWAQVPISTSRGGIFDRNGVPLALSVPSESFFIDPAYWDPANASALKGLVGDGELVRFQRSLPGRFVWVRRKVPLEMARAYTAKDIPGLFSLKESARVYPHGQLAAHLLGFCDIDDNGLSGIERAWNNTLFSPQQTRLLARDARGKLLDIVGNSSDEDYTASGNIYLSIDSRIQQILEENLAVGVRDSNATWGAAICIDPNDGAVLGLASYPTFNPNDRGSFKNPEALRNNVIGRIYEPGSTLKPLVMGLAMEEGLVNQSDRFICSGSIRVADHVIRDVKRGGHGVEDPKRVIVNSCNVGMAMVGIRFHVFRFYQGLKLLGMGQRTGIDLAGEEAGLLQPPERWLGVVPANVAIGQGVGVTPVQLVSAIGAIANGGHLLKPYVVKEVRDDKGEVIYRGKRVVKSAVFSPGVAKFLRESMRGVVVEGTGKGANTPLEKVAGKTGTAQVATGGTYQKGHYVASFVGFWPYDSPRYVLLVVIGEPKGGRYYGGELAAPVFKAMVESISLLPKDGKKR